In Brachypodium distachyon strain Bd21 chromosome 2, Brachypodium_distachyon_v3.0, whole genome shotgun sequence, one genomic interval encodes:
- the LOC100833993 gene encoding proline-rich receptor-like protein kinase PERK13 isoform X1 → MPRVRLLESAERLASAPAGGPPPPPPKSSTSPPPPPPSSPPPPIPSPPPPSPSGQNSSSATFEQFLVKDPPKTSGSPPPGKSPTPSPPPPVSPPPSPPQTSRSPSPSSPPPSSPPQRSSPPPASPTPPEASTSASPPPSQPEIPAPATPTPPSPSGAASASPGTRFSLPATTRGQTPPAPGTPSPPSTSQLLPSGVTVIMPASGPPAGTWQSPPHTKPTAASPPPPPLAPPSGGSAITVPNGVLVGVAVGGFLMALASLFMVACVTNRENNDKRRPPMPMRKRTVVVPARGVASPEYVSSGPAAPSPSETGSYDFSGSKSWFTYDELAGITGGFSAENVIGEGGFGKVYMGALGDGRRVAVKQLKVGGGQGEKEFRAEVEIISRIHHRHLVTLVGYCVTENHRLLVYEFVCNNTLEHHLHGKGRPVMDWPKRMKIAIGSARGLTYLHQDCHPRIIHRDIKSANILMDDAFEAKVADFGLAKLTNDSMTHVSTRVMGTFGYMAPEYASSGKLTDRSDVFSFGVVLLELITGRKPVDSSQPLGEESLVEWARPVLVDALETDDFRELADPALECRYSKTEMRRMVESAAACIRHSGTKRPKMVQVWRSLDVDSSSTDLTNGVKLGHSTAYESGQYSEDIELFRRMAFGNDLNTAEYGFSEEDEQQRTAAGR, encoded by the exons ATGCCGCGCGTTCGTCTCCTGGAATCGGCCGAGCGCTTGGCCTCCGCGCCCGCCGggggtccgccgccgcccccgccgaaGTCGtcaacctcgccgccgccgccgccgccctcatctcctccgccgcccataccgtctccgcctcctccttcaccCTCCGGTCAGAACAGCAGCAGTGCGACTTTCGAACAATTTTTGGTAAAGGATCCACCGAAGACGAGCGGATCGCCTCCGCCGGGCAAGTCACCCACACCGTCCCCACCTCCTCCGGTTTCGCCCCCGCCCTCGCCCCCGCAGACAAGCCGGTCACCCTCACCCTCATCTCCCCCGCCATCTTCACCTCCCCAACGCTCGTCTCCGCCGCCTGCGTCACCGACACCACCCGAGGCATCGACATCGgcgtcgccgccaccttcgCAACCAGAGATCCCCGCACCGGCCACCCCGACCCCTCCGTCTCCCTCCGGTGCGGCGTCGGCTTCACCTGGGACGCGCTTTTCTTTGCCGGCCACCACCAGAGGTCAGACGCCGCCAGCTCCAGGGACCCCGTCCCCTCCCTCCACATCACAATTGCTGCCTTCGGGCGTGACAGTGATTATGCCGGCCTCGGGACCTCCTGCCGGCACGTGGCAGAGCCCTCCACATACCAAACCCACGGCCGCGAGTCCACCTCCACCGCCCTTGGCACCTCCATCGGGAGGTTCGGCTATCACCGTGCCAAACGGGGTGCTCGTCGGGGTCGCCGTGGGCGGGTTCCTCATGGCATTGGCCTCGCTCTTCATGGTGGCGTGCGTCACCAACCGGGAGAACAACGACAAACGGCGTCCACCCATGCCCATGCGCAAGAGGACCGTCGTGGTGCCGGCGCGTGGCGTGGCGTCGCCGGAGTACGTGTCgagcgggccggcggcgccgtcgccgagcGAGACGGGCTCGTACGACTTCTCCGGGTCCAAGTCGTGGTTCACGTACGACGAGCTGGCGGGCATCACGGGCGGGTTCTCGGCGGAGAACGTCATCGGCGAGGGCGGGTTCGGGAAGGTGTACATGGGCGCGCTGGGCGACGGACGGCGCGTGGCGGTGAAGCAGCTCAAGGTGGGCGGCGGGCAAGGGGAGAAGGAGTTCCGCGCAGAGGTGGAGATCATCAGCCGCATCCACCACAGGCACCTCGTCACGCTCGTCGGCTACTGCGTCACCGAGAaccaccgcctcctcgtctACGAGTTCGTCTGCAACAACACGCTCGAGCACCACCTGCACG GGAAAGGACGGCCCGTGATGGATTGGCCGAAGCGGATGAAGATCGCGATCGGATCGGCCCGTGGATTGACATACTTGCACCAAGACT GCCATCCTAGGATTATACATCGGGACATCAAGTCGGCCAACATTCTCATGGATGACGCCTTCGAGGCGAAG GTTGCAGATTTTGGTCTTGCTAAGCTGACCAATGATTCTATGACTCATGTCTCCACGCGCGTGATGGGTACATTCGG GTACATGGCACCCGAATACGCATCAAGCGGGAAGCTGACCGACAGATCCGACGTGTTTTCGTTCGGGGTGGTGCTCTTGGAGCTTATCACTGGGCGGAAGCCTGTAGATTCGTCTCAACCCCTTGGAGAAGAAAGCTTAGTAGAATGG GCTCGGCCTGTCCTCGTGGACGCCTTGGAGACGGACGACTTCAGGGAACTCGCTGACCCTGCGCTGGAGTGCAGGTACTCCAAGACCGAGATGAGAAGGATGGTGGAGTCAGCTGCCGCTTGCATTAGGCACTCCGGCACCAAGAGACCGAAGATGGTGCAG GTGTGGCGATCTCTGGACGTGGACAGCAGCTCGACGGATCTGACCAACGGCGTCAAGCTCGGGCATAGCACGGCGTACGAGTCGGGCCAATACTCGGAAGACATCGAGCTCTTCCGGCGGATGGCGTTCGGAAACGACCTCAACACCGCAGAGTACGGCTTctccgaggaagacgagcaaCAGAGGACAGCAGCCGGACGATGA
- the LOC100833993 gene encoding proline-rich receptor-like protein kinase PERK8 isoform X2, with protein sequence MPRVRLLESAERLASAPAGGPPPPPPKSSTSPPPPPPSSPPPPIPSPPPPSPSGQNSSSATFEQFLVKDPPKTSGSPPPGKSPTPSPPPPVSPPPSPPQTSRSPSPSSPPPSSPPQRSSPPPASPTPPEASTSASPPPSQPEIPAPATPTPPSPSGAASASPGTRFSLPATTRGQTPPAPGTPSPPSTSQLLPSGVTVIMPASGPPAGTWQSPPHTKPTAASPPPPPLAPPSGGSAITVPNGVLVGVAVGGFLMALASLFMVACVTNRENNDKRRPPMPMRKRTVVVPARGVASPEYVSSGPAAPSPSETGSYDFSGSKSWFTYDELAGITGGFSAENVIGEGGFGKVYMGALGDGRRVAVKQLKVGGGQGEKEFRAEVEIISRIHHRHLVTLVGYCVTENHRLLVYEFVCNNTLEHHLHGKGRPVMDWPKRMKIAIGSARGLTYLHQDCHPRIIHRDIKSANILMDDAFEAKVADFGLAKLTNDSMTHVSTRVMGTFGYMAPEYASSGKLTDRSDVFSFGVVLLELITGRKPVDSSQPLGEESLVEWVLQDRDEKDGGVSCRLH encoded by the exons ATGCCGCGCGTTCGTCTCCTGGAATCGGCCGAGCGCTTGGCCTCCGCGCCCGCCGggggtccgccgccgcccccgccgaaGTCGtcaacctcgccgccgccgccgccgccctcatctcctccgccgcccataccgtctccgcctcctccttcaccCTCCGGTCAGAACAGCAGCAGTGCGACTTTCGAACAATTTTTGGTAAAGGATCCACCGAAGACGAGCGGATCGCCTCCGCCGGGCAAGTCACCCACACCGTCCCCACCTCCTCCGGTTTCGCCCCCGCCCTCGCCCCCGCAGACAAGCCGGTCACCCTCACCCTCATCTCCCCCGCCATCTTCACCTCCCCAACGCTCGTCTCCGCCGCCTGCGTCACCGACACCACCCGAGGCATCGACATCGgcgtcgccgccaccttcgCAACCAGAGATCCCCGCACCGGCCACCCCGACCCCTCCGTCTCCCTCCGGTGCGGCGTCGGCTTCACCTGGGACGCGCTTTTCTTTGCCGGCCACCACCAGAGGTCAGACGCCGCCAGCTCCAGGGACCCCGTCCCCTCCCTCCACATCACAATTGCTGCCTTCGGGCGTGACAGTGATTATGCCGGCCTCGGGACCTCCTGCCGGCACGTGGCAGAGCCCTCCACATACCAAACCCACGGCCGCGAGTCCACCTCCACCGCCCTTGGCACCTCCATCGGGAGGTTCGGCTATCACCGTGCCAAACGGGGTGCTCGTCGGGGTCGCCGTGGGCGGGTTCCTCATGGCATTGGCCTCGCTCTTCATGGTGGCGTGCGTCACCAACCGGGAGAACAACGACAAACGGCGTCCACCCATGCCCATGCGCAAGAGGACCGTCGTGGTGCCGGCGCGTGGCGTGGCGTCGCCGGAGTACGTGTCgagcgggccggcggcgccgtcgccgagcGAGACGGGCTCGTACGACTTCTCCGGGTCCAAGTCGTGGTTCACGTACGACGAGCTGGCGGGCATCACGGGCGGGTTCTCGGCGGAGAACGTCATCGGCGAGGGCGGGTTCGGGAAGGTGTACATGGGCGCGCTGGGCGACGGACGGCGCGTGGCGGTGAAGCAGCTCAAGGTGGGCGGCGGGCAAGGGGAGAAGGAGTTCCGCGCAGAGGTGGAGATCATCAGCCGCATCCACCACAGGCACCTCGTCACGCTCGTCGGCTACTGCGTCACCGAGAaccaccgcctcctcgtctACGAGTTCGTCTGCAACAACACGCTCGAGCACCACCTGCACG GGAAAGGACGGCCCGTGATGGATTGGCCGAAGCGGATGAAGATCGCGATCGGATCGGCCCGTGGATTGACATACTTGCACCAAGACT GCCATCCTAGGATTATACATCGGGACATCAAGTCGGCCAACATTCTCATGGATGACGCCTTCGAGGCGAAG GTTGCAGATTTTGGTCTTGCTAAGCTGACCAATGATTCTATGACTCATGTCTCCACGCGCGTGATGGGTACATTCGG GTACATGGCACCCGAATACGCATCAAGCGGGAAGCTGACCGACAGATCCGACGTGTTTTCGTTCGGGGTGGTGCTCTTGGAGCTTATCACTGGGCGGAAGCCTGTAGATTCGTCTCAACCCCTTGGAGAAGAAAGCTTAGTAGAATGG GTACTCCAAGACCGAGATGAGAAGGATGGTGGAGTCAGCTGCCGCTTGCATTAG
- the LOC100822333 gene encoding uncharacterized protein LOC100822333 has translation MEAEPRSDRLRQEPTVATRENGGAVNNSGDESDGEFEFSFASRPDPAAATGGATADELFYPVFGRVFDETRAPVRRPLGKLFLEESAPARNSSVGSTSSSSSSAATDATDLDGVSPDTYCVWTPGAPSPASSPARSPRKSGSTGSLSRWRRVSELLVIGRSHSEGRDKFRFLSAPPSPARDHQPKAKPSQRGAVNAKAATELDTVAASHRMFYGSPKGSASPGAARRTFLPYRQDLVGLFSNAKGLSRSPYYQPF, from the coding sequence ATGGAAGCAGAGCCGCGCAGTGATCGCCTGCGCCAAGAACCGACTGTCGCCACCAGAGAAAACGGCGGGGCCGTGAATAATTCCGGCGACGAGTCCGACGGCGAGTTCGAGTTCTCCTTCGCGAGCCGGCCGGACCCTGCCGCTGCCACGGGCGGCGCCACGGCGGACGAACTCTTCTACCCGGTTTTCGGCCGGGTGTTCGACGAAACGCGCGCGCCGGTGCGGAGGCCTCTCGGGAAGCTGTTCCTGGAGGAGTCCGCGCCGGCGCGGAACTCGTCCGTCGGGTCGacctcgtcgtcatcgtcgtccgCGGCCACGGACGCCACGGACCTCGACGGCGTGTCCCCGGACACCTACTGCGTCTGGACGCCcggcgcgccgtcgccggcttCCTCGCCAGCGCGCTCGCCGCGGAAGAGCGGATCCACGGGTTCCCTGTCGCGTTGGCGCCGCGTCAGCGAGCTCCTAGTCATCGGCCGAAGCCACAGCGAGGGGAGGGACAAGTTCCGGTTCctctccgcgccgccgtcgcctgccAGGGATCATCAGCCCAAGGCGAAGCCGAGCCAGAGAGGCGCCGTGAACGCCAAGGCCGCCACCGAGCTCGACACGGTGGCCGCCAGCCACCGGATGTTCTACGGATCACCCAAGGGCTCCGCCTCCCCaggcgcggcgaggcggacGTTCTTGCCGTACCGGCAGGACCTCGTGGGGCTCTTCTCCAACGCCAAGGGGCTCAGCCGGAGCCCGTACTACCAGCCCTTCTGA